A window from Solanum stenotomum isolate F172 chromosome 7, ASM1918654v1, whole genome shotgun sequence encodes these proteins:
- the LOC125870499 gene encoding probable transmembrane GTPase FZO-like, chloroplastic isoform X2, whose translation MVSLQTLYSSVRSPPCPLFTHPRRRQCFHFRSRRHCANSSVYSRVDNVKLVINNLNRPEQTPRTLFPGGFKRPEIKVPGLVLKLSCEDVLRDEAVVNEIDQAISGRVDVVVLSGGGASGGKLYEAACLLKSVIKGRAYLLIDGRVDIAAAVNASGVLLSDQDLPAIVARNTMMDSKSEELVVLPLVARIVQTPAAAVDASNSEGADFLIYEVGVNREPEELVSSVFEHVKIPVFVTIGSLGDRKLFNEASNLLESGASGLVVSMEDLRSVSDDDFGKLFYSAYALKKKTEENSQSNSQLNSDLGNGFPGRKGVAGFVDLRDREQQLLEKERLVLLDTINVIEKAAPMMEEISLLKDAVSQLDEPFLLVIVGEFNSGKSTFINALLGKKYLKDGVVPTTNEITFLRYSDVDESQRCERHPDGQYVCYLPAPVLEEMIIVDTPGTNVILQRQQRLTEEFVPRADLLLFLMSADRPLTESEVSFLRYTQQWSKKVVFVLNKSDIYKNNGELEEAIAFIKENTRKLLNTESVTLYPVSARLALESKLSTFDGALSQNNGSSNNDSHWKTKSFYELEKYLSSFLDSSTSTGIERMKLKLETPIAIAEQLLLACQGLVRQECQQAEQDLLFVEDLVNSVEECTKKLEVDSILWKRQVLSLINSAQARVVRLVESTLQLSNVDLVATYVFRGENSTQMPATINVQNDILGQAVLEGQNLLGEYTKWLQSKRDQEVQFYKQSFEKRWTSLVNPSDQIELGTTGVLDRKSEVTISVIEDFSAAAASKLLERDIREVFLGTFGGLGAAGLSASLLTSVLQTTLEDLLALGLCSAGGLHNIQCFWMMTQFIMLIVALICVLLFER comes from the exons ATGGTATCTCTACAAACTCTATACTCTAGCGTTCGCTCTCCACCGTGCCCTCTCTTTACCCACCCTAGGCGCCGCCAGTGTTTCCACTTCCGGAGTCGCCGCCACTGCGCGAATAGCTCCGTGTACTCCCGTGTGGATAATGTCAAGCTCGTGATTAACAATCTAAACCGACCCGAGCAAACTCCTAGAACTCTTTTCCCTGGTGGATTTAAGAGGCCGGAGATCAAAGTGCCGGGTTTAGTGCTAAAGCTAAGCTGCGAAGATGTATTGAGAGATGAAGCAGTTGTCAATGAGATAGACCAGGCGATTTCGGGTCGGGTTGATGTTGTGGTGCTCAGTGGCGGTGGAGCAAGCGGCGGGAAGTTGTACGAGGCTGCGTGTTTGTTGAAGTCTGTAATTAAAGGCAGGGCTTACTTGTTGATAGATGGACGTGTTGATATTGCTGCCGCGGTTAATGCCAGCGGTGTTTTGCTCTCTGATCAAG ATCTTCCTGCTATCGTGGCCAGAAACACAATGATGGATTCAAAATCGGAAGAGTTAGTGGTTCTTCCTTTGGTAGCAAGAATTGTACAAACACCTGCCGCTGCAGTGGATGCCTCGAACTCTGAAGGAGCCGATTTTCTTATATATGAAGTCGGTGTCAATAGAGAACCTGAGGAGCTGGTGAGCTCTGTATTTGAGCATGTGAAAATTCCTGTTTTTGTCACGATTGGTTCTCTTGGGGATCGAAAGTTGTTCAATGAAGCATCAAATTTACTTGAATCAGGAGCTAGTGGATTAGTTGTTTCGATGGAAGATTTGAGGTCTGTGAGTGATGATGATTTTGGCAAACTGTTTTACAGCGCATATGCTTTGAAGAAGAAAACGGAGGAAAACTCTCAAAGTAACAGCCAGCTTAATTCGGACTTGGGAAATGGCTTTCCTGGTAGGAAGGGGGTGGCTGGTTTTGTAGACTTACGAGATAGAGAACAACAATTGCTGGAAAAAGAGAGACTGGTCTTGCTCGATACCATAAATGTTATTGAGAAAGCTGCTCCAATG ATGGAGGAAATCTCACTTCTCAAAGATGCTGTTTCTCAACTTGATGAACCATTCTTACTGGTTATAGTG GGAGAATTCAATTCTGGAAAATCTACTTTCATCAATGCTCTTCTTGGGAAAAAGTACTTGAAAGATGGGGTTGTTCCTACAACCAATGAGATAACCTTTTTGCGCTATTCGGATGTTGATGAGTCACAGCGTTGTGAAAGGCACCCAGATGGTCAATATGTTTGCTACTTGCCAGCTCCAGTTCTTGAAGAG ATGATTATTGTTGATACTCCAGGAACGAATGTGATTCTTCAAAGGCAACAAAGGCTGACGGAGGAATTTGTGCCTCGTGCAGATCTGCTTCTGTTTCTCATGTCTGCTGATCGACCATTAACTGAAAGTGAG GTTAGTTTTCTGCGTTACACTCAGCAGTGGAGTAAGAAGGTCGTGTTTGTGCTGAACAAGTCTGACATATACAAGAATAACGGCGAG TTGGAGGAGGCCATTGCATTTATCAAAGAAAATACACGGAAATTGCTGAATACAGAATCCGTAACACTGTATCCAGTATCTGCACGGCTCGCTCTTGAATCAAAGCTTTCTACTTTTGATGGTGCCCTTAGTCAAAACAATGGGAGTTCAAATAATGATTCTCACTGGAAAACCAAGAGCTTCTATGAGCTTGAGAAGTACTTGTCTAGCTTTTTGGATTCATCCACAAGTACTGGAATTGAGAGAATGAAGCTGAAGCTTGAAACTCCAATTGCCATTGCAGAACAACTACTTTTAGCTTGTCAAGGACTTGTGAGACAAGAATGTCAGCAAGCCGAACAAGACTTGCTGTTTGTTGAGGATCTTGTCAACAGCGTAGAAGAGTGCACAAAGAAGCTGGAAGTTGATAGCATTTTGTGGAAGAGGCAGGTTCTATCTCTG ATAAACTCTGCTCAAGCACGTGTTGTCCGGCTTGTAGAATCAACGTTACAACTGTCAAATGTTGATCTTGTCGCTACATATGTATTCAGAGGAGAAAACTCTACTCAAATGCCAGCCACCATTAATGTCCAAAATGACATACTTGGTCAAGCGGTTCTTGAAGGACAA AACCTTCTCGGGGAGTACACTAAGTGGTTACAGTCAAAGAGGGACCAGGAAGTACAATTCTATAAGCAGTCTTTCGAAAAAAGATGGACTTCATTGGTTAATCCGTCTGACCAAATTGAGTTAGGCACAACTGGTGTGCTGGATAGAAAATCTGAAGTTACCATAAGTGTCATAGAGGATTTCAGTGCTGCAGCTGCTTCAAAATTGCTCGAGAGAGATATTCGTGAAGTG TTCTTGGGTACTTTTGGTGGTCTTGGAGCAGCTGGTTTATCAGCGTCGCTTCTGACATCTGTTCTTCAAACCACATTAGAAGATCTCCTTGCGCTTGGCCTTTGTTCTGCTGGCGG GTTGCATAACATCCAATGCTTTTGGATGATGACTCAATTCATAATGTTAATAGTAGCTCTGATATGTGTTCTGTTATTTGAGAGGTGA
- the LOC125870499 gene encoding probable transmembrane GTPase FZO-like, chloroplastic isoform X1, with product MVSLQTLYSSVRSPPCPLFTHPRRRQCFHFRSRRHCANSSVYSRVDNVKLVINNLNRPEQTPRTLFPGGFKRPEIKVPGLVLKLSCEDVLRDEAVVNEIDQAISGRVDVVVLSGGGASGGKLYEAACLLKSVIKGRAYLLIDGRVDIAAAVNASGVLLSDQDLPAIVARNTMMDSKSEELVVLPLVARIVQTPAAAVDASNSEGADFLIYEVGVNREPEELVSSVFEHVKIPVFVTIGSLGDRKLFNEASNLLESGASGLVVSMEDLRSVSDDDFGKLFYSAYALKKKTEENSQSNSQLNSDLGNGFPGRKGVAGFVDLRDREQQLLEKERLVLLDTINVIEKAAPMMEEISLLKDAVSQLDEPFLLVIVGEFNSGKSTFINALLGKKYLKDGVVPTTNEITFLRYSDVDESQRCERHPDGQYVCYLPAPVLEEMIIVDTPGTNVILQRQQRLTEEFVPRADLLLFLMSADRPLTESEVSFLRYTQQWSKKVVFVLNKSDIYKNNGELEEAIAFIKENTRKLLNTESVTLYPVSARLALESKLSTFDGALSQNNGSSNNDSHWKTKSFYELEKYLSSFLDSSTSTGIERMKLKLETPIAIAEQLLLACQGLVRQECQQAEQDLLFVEDLVNSVEECTKKLEVDSILWKRQVLSLINSAQARVVRLVESTLQLSNVDLVATYVFRGENSTQMPATINVQNDILGQAVLEGQNLLGEYTKWLQSKRDQEVQFYKQSFEKRWTSLVNPSDQIELGTTGVLDRKSEVTISVIEDFSAAAASKLLERDIREVFLGTFGGLGAAGLSASLLTSVLQTTLEDLLALGLCSAGGLLAVSNFSSRRQQVVNKVKRTADGLARELEEAMQKDLLETTRNVEDFVKLIGKPYQVRAQNRLDELLATAEELTIIEKKLKSLRIDIQNLHVS from the exons ATGGTATCTCTACAAACTCTATACTCTAGCGTTCGCTCTCCACCGTGCCCTCTCTTTACCCACCCTAGGCGCCGCCAGTGTTTCCACTTCCGGAGTCGCCGCCACTGCGCGAATAGCTCCGTGTACTCCCGTGTGGATAATGTCAAGCTCGTGATTAACAATCTAAACCGACCCGAGCAAACTCCTAGAACTCTTTTCCCTGGTGGATTTAAGAGGCCGGAGATCAAAGTGCCGGGTTTAGTGCTAAAGCTAAGCTGCGAAGATGTATTGAGAGATGAAGCAGTTGTCAATGAGATAGACCAGGCGATTTCGGGTCGGGTTGATGTTGTGGTGCTCAGTGGCGGTGGAGCAAGCGGCGGGAAGTTGTACGAGGCTGCGTGTTTGTTGAAGTCTGTAATTAAAGGCAGGGCTTACTTGTTGATAGATGGACGTGTTGATATTGCTGCCGCGGTTAATGCCAGCGGTGTTTTGCTCTCTGATCAAG ATCTTCCTGCTATCGTGGCCAGAAACACAATGATGGATTCAAAATCGGAAGAGTTAGTGGTTCTTCCTTTGGTAGCAAGAATTGTACAAACACCTGCCGCTGCAGTGGATGCCTCGAACTCTGAAGGAGCCGATTTTCTTATATATGAAGTCGGTGTCAATAGAGAACCTGAGGAGCTGGTGAGCTCTGTATTTGAGCATGTGAAAATTCCTGTTTTTGTCACGATTGGTTCTCTTGGGGATCGAAAGTTGTTCAATGAAGCATCAAATTTACTTGAATCAGGAGCTAGTGGATTAGTTGTTTCGATGGAAGATTTGAGGTCTGTGAGTGATGATGATTTTGGCAAACTGTTTTACAGCGCATATGCTTTGAAGAAGAAAACGGAGGAAAACTCTCAAAGTAACAGCCAGCTTAATTCGGACTTGGGAAATGGCTTTCCTGGTAGGAAGGGGGTGGCTGGTTTTGTAGACTTACGAGATAGAGAACAACAATTGCTGGAAAAAGAGAGACTGGTCTTGCTCGATACCATAAATGTTATTGAGAAAGCTGCTCCAATG ATGGAGGAAATCTCACTTCTCAAAGATGCTGTTTCTCAACTTGATGAACCATTCTTACTGGTTATAGTG GGAGAATTCAATTCTGGAAAATCTACTTTCATCAATGCTCTTCTTGGGAAAAAGTACTTGAAAGATGGGGTTGTTCCTACAACCAATGAGATAACCTTTTTGCGCTATTCGGATGTTGATGAGTCACAGCGTTGTGAAAGGCACCCAGATGGTCAATATGTTTGCTACTTGCCAGCTCCAGTTCTTGAAGAG ATGATTATTGTTGATACTCCAGGAACGAATGTGATTCTTCAAAGGCAACAAAGGCTGACGGAGGAATTTGTGCCTCGTGCAGATCTGCTTCTGTTTCTCATGTCTGCTGATCGACCATTAACTGAAAGTGAG GTTAGTTTTCTGCGTTACACTCAGCAGTGGAGTAAGAAGGTCGTGTTTGTGCTGAACAAGTCTGACATATACAAGAATAACGGCGAG TTGGAGGAGGCCATTGCATTTATCAAAGAAAATACACGGAAATTGCTGAATACAGAATCCGTAACACTGTATCCAGTATCTGCACGGCTCGCTCTTGAATCAAAGCTTTCTACTTTTGATGGTGCCCTTAGTCAAAACAATGGGAGTTCAAATAATGATTCTCACTGGAAAACCAAGAGCTTCTATGAGCTTGAGAAGTACTTGTCTAGCTTTTTGGATTCATCCACAAGTACTGGAATTGAGAGAATGAAGCTGAAGCTTGAAACTCCAATTGCCATTGCAGAACAACTACTTTTAGCTTGTCAAGGACTTGTGAGACAAGAATGTCAGCAAGCCGAACAAGACTTGCTGTTTGTTGAGGATCTTGTCAACAGCGTAGAAGAGTGCACAAAGAAGCTGGAAGTTGATAGCATTTTGTGGAAGAGGCAGGTTCTATCTCTG ATAAACTCTGCTCAAGCACGTGTTGTCCGGCTTGTAGAATCAACGTTACAACTGTCAAATGTTGATCTTGTCGCTACATATGTATTCAGAGGAGAAAACTCTACTCAAATGCCAGCCACCATTAATGTCCAAAATGACATACTTGGTCAAGCGGTTCTTGAAGGACAA AACCTTCTCGGGGAGTACACTAAGTGGTTACAGTCAAAGAGGGACCAGGAAGTACAATTCTATAAGCAGTCTTTCGAAAAAAGATGGACTTCATTGGTTAATCCGTCTGACCAAATTGAGTTAGGCACAACTGGTGTGCTGGATAGAAAATCTGAAGTTACCATAAGTGTCATAGAGGATTTCAGTGCTGCAGCTGCTTCAAAATTGCTCGAGAGAGATATTCGTGAAGTG TTCTTGGGTACTTTTGGTGGTCTTGGAGCAGCTGGTTTATCAGCGTCGCTTCTGACATCTGTTCTTCAAACCACATTAGAAGATCTCCTTGCGCTTGGCCTTTGTTCTGCTGGCGG TTTATTGGCGGTCTCCAACTTCTCATCCCGGAGACAGCAAGTGGTAAATAAAGTAAAGAGGACTGCTGATGGCCTTGCACGTGAACTCGAAGAGGCTATGCAGAAGGATCTCTTGGAGACAACTAGAAATGTGGAGGACTTTGTAAAACTCATCGGTAAGCCATATCAAGTTAGAGCTCAAAACAGACTGGATGAACTTTTGGCGACTGCAGAAGAATTGACAATTATTGAGAAGAAACTGAAATCATTGcgaattgatatccaaaatctcCATGTTTCATAA
- the LOC125870499 gene encoding probable transmembrane GTPase FZO-like, chloroplastic isoform X3, giving the protein MMDSKSEELVVLPLVARIVQTPAAAVDASNSEGADFLIYEVGVNREPEELVSSVFEHVKIPVFVTIGSLGDRKLFNEASNLLESGASGLVVSMEDLRSVSDDDFGKLFYSAYALKKKTEENSQSNSQLNSDLGNGFPGRKGVAGFVDLRDREQQLLEKERLVLLDTINVIEKAAPMMEEISLLKDAVSQLDEPFLLVIVGEFNSGKSTFINALLGKKYLKDGVVPTTNEITFLRYSDVDESQRCERHPDGQYVCYLPAPVLEEMIIVDTPGTNVILQRQQRLTEEFVPRADLLLFLMSADRPLTESEVSFLRYTQQWSKKVVFVLNKSDIYKNNGELEEAIAFIKENTRKLLNTESVTLYPVSARLALESKLSTFDGALSQNNGSSNNDSHWKTKSFYELEKYLSSFLDSSTSTGIERMKLKLETPIAIAEQLLLACQGLVRQECQQAEQDLLFVEDLVNSVEECTKKLEVDSILWKRQVLSLINSAQARVVRLVESTLQLSNVDLVATYVFRGENSTQMPATINVQNDILGQAVLEGQNLLGEYTKWLQSKRDQEVQFYKQSFEKRWTSLVNPSDQIELGTTGVLDRKSEVTISVIEDFSAAAASKLLERDIREVFLGTFGGLGAAGLSASLLTSVLQTTLEDLLALGLCSAGGLLAVSNFSSRRQQVVNKVKRTADGLARELEEAMQKDLLETTRNVEDFVKLIGKPYQVRAQNRLDELLATAEELTIIEKKLKSLRIDIQNLHVS; this is encoded by the exons ATGATGGATTCAAAATCGGAAGAGTTAGTGGTTCTTCCTTTGGTAGCAAGAATTGTACAAACACCTGCCGCTGCAGTGGATGCCTCGAACTCTGAAGGAGCCGATTTTCTTATATATGAAGTCGGTGTCAATAGAGAACCTGAGGAGCTGGTGAGCTCTGTATTTGAGCATGTGAAAATTCCTGTTTTTGTCACGATTGGTTCTCTTGGGGATCGAAAGTTGTTCAATGAAGCATCAAATTTACTTGAATCAGGAGCTAGTGGATTAGTTGTTTCGATGGAAGATTTGAGGTCTGTGAGTGATGATGATTTTGGCAAACTGTTTTACAGCGCATATGCTTTGAAGAAGAAAACGGAGGAAAACTCTCAAAGTAACAGCCAGCTTAATTCGGACTTGGGAAATGGCTTTCCTGGTAGGAAGGGGGTGGCTGGTTTTGTAGACTTACGAGATAGAGAACAACAATTGCTGGAAAAAGAGAGACTGGTCTTGCTCGATACCATAAATGTTATTGAGAAAGCTGCTCCAATG ATGGAGGAAATCTCACTTCTCAAAGATGCTGTTTCTCAACTTGATGAACCATTCTTACTGGTTATAGTG GGAGAATTCAATTCTGGAAAATCTACTTTCATCAATGCTCTTCTTGGGAAAAAGTACTTGAAAGATGGGGTTGTTCCTACAACCAATGAGATAACCTTTTTGCGCTATTCGGATGTTGATGAGTCACAGCGTTGTGAAAGGCACCCAGATGGTCAATATGTTTGCTACTTGCCAGCTCCAGTTCTTGAAGAG ATGATTATTGTTGATACTCCAGGAACGAATGTGATTCTTCAAAGGCAACAAAGGCTGACGGAGGAATTTGTGCCTCGTGCAGATCTGCTTCTGTTTCTCATGTCTGCTGATCGACCATTAACTGAAAGTGAG GTTAGTTTTCTGCGTTACACTCAGCAGTGGAGTAAGAAGGTCGTGTTTGTGCTGAACAAGTCTGACATATACAAGAATAACGGCGAG TTGGAGGAGGCCATTGCATTTATCAAAGAAAATACACGGAAATTGCTGAATACAGAATCCGTAACACTGTATCCAGTATCTGCACGGCTCGCTCTTGAATCAAAGCTTTCTACTTTTGATGGTGCCCTTAGTCAAAACAATGGGAGTTCAAATAATGATTCTCACTGGAAAACCAAGAGCTTCTATGAGCTTGAGAAGTACTTGTCTAGCTTTTTGGATTCATCCACAAGTACTGGAATTGAGAGAATGAAGCTGAAGCTTGAAACTCCAATTGCCATTGCAGAACAACTACTTTTAGCTTGTCAAGGACTTGTGAGACAAGAATGTCAGCAAGCCGAACAAGACTTGCTGTTTGTTGAGGATCTTGTCAACAGCGTAGAAGAGTGCACAAAGAAGCTGGAAGTTGATAGCATTTTGTGGAAGAGGCAGGTTCTATCTCTG ATAAACTCTGCTCAAGCACGTGTTGTCCGGCTTGTAGAATCAACGTTACAACTGTCAAATGTTGATCTTGTCGCTACATATGTATTCAGAGGAGAAAACTCTACTCAAATGCCAGCCACCATTAATGTCCAAAATGACATACTTGGTCAAGCGGTTCTTGAAGGACAA AACCTTCTCGGGGAGTACACTAAGTGGTTACAGTCAAAGAGGGACCAGGAAGTACAATTCTATAAGCAGTCTTTCGAAAAAAGATGGACTTCATTGGTTAATCCGTCTGACCAAATTGAGTTAGGCACAACTGGTGTGCTGGATAGAAAATCTGAAGTTACCATAAGTGTCATAGAGGATTTCAGTGCTGCAGCTGCTTCAAAATTGCTCGAGAGAGATATTCGTGAAGTG TTCTTGGGTACTTTTGGTGGTCTTGGAGCAGCTGGTTTATCAGCGTCGCTTCTGACATCTGTTCTTCAAACCACATTAGAAGATCTCCTTGCGCTTGGCCTTTGTTCTGCTGGCGG TTTATTGGCGGTCTCCAACTTCTCATCCCGGAGACAGCAAGTGGTAAATAAAGTAAAGAGGACTGCTGATGGCCTTGCACGTGAACTCGAAGAGGCTATGCAGAAGGATCTCTTGGAGACAACTAGAAATGTGGAGGACTTTGTAAAACTCATCGGTAAGCCATATCAAGTTAGAGCTCAAAACAGACTGGATGAACTTTTGGCGACTGCAGAAGAATTGACAATTATTGAGAAGAAACTGAAATCATTGcgaattgatatccaaaatctcCATGTTTCATAA
- the LOC125871287 gene encoding protein FANTASTIC FOUR 3-like, producing MTSTSTLYQGLQSCLEPKMAPPRSNFPQPITFPQKSKICQHEDEIEQENDNVGGWSFIQALANPCQYSKKSDEESKVYVHPLVKLSSLNTNSLNMCTESLGSETGSDISENIGEFSSLLMEKETNFHGVQRSKCREFAKKIRRAASYPPPLTSMSGNEGVQIRPHREGGRLLLKATSITSWNSNFRVERANGRLKLSLLIHDECRHGEEDVIIQNDEENGSSKLGEYSSRPTRCKASGSRNKGLSCWEPFWVAIS from the coding sequence ATGACCTCAACTTCCACACTATATCAAGGGCTACAATCTTGTCTAGAGCCCAAAATGGCACCTCCTAGATCAAATTTCCCACAACCTATCACATTTCCACAAAAGTCTAAAATATGTCAACATGAAGATGAAATTGAACAAGAAAATGACAATGTTGGTGGCTGGAGCTTTATCCAAGCACTTGCAAATCCTTGTCAATACTCGAAAAAAAGCGATGAAGAGAGCAAAGTATATGTTCATCCTCTTGTGAAACTCTCTTCTCTCAACACAAATAGTTTGAATATGTGCACTGAAAGTTTAGGAAGCGAAACAGGCAGTGACATTAGTGAAAACATTGGGGAATTCTCTTCTTTATTGATGGAAAAAGAAACTAATTTTCACGGAGTTCAACGATCAAAATGTAGAGAATTCGCGAAAAAAATCAGAAGGGCAGCTAGTTATCCACCTCCACTAACTTCAATGAGTGGAAATGAAGGTGTACAAATTAGGCCTCATCGCGAAGGTGGTCGTTTATTATTAAAAGCAACATCAATCACTTCTTGGAACTCTAATTTTCGAGTTGAACGTGCTAATGGTAGGCTCAAGCTTTCGTTGTTAATACACGACGAATGTAGACATGGAGAAGAAGATGTAATAATccaaaatgatgaagaaaatggTAGTAGTAAATTAGGAGAGTATTCAAGTAGACCAACAAGGTGCAAAGCAAGTGGTAGTAGGAATAAAGGGTTATCATGTTGGGAGCCATTTTGGGTGGCTATTTCCTAA